TCATGAACTCGAGGGTGCGTAGGGACCCGCACGGCGAGAACGTGAGCACGATCGCGGCGGGCGCGCGACCGCTCGCCTCCAGCAACAACGCGTAGTCGGAAAGGAACGACTTCGTGGAAGCTGCGTCGTACACGGATTGCGTAATGAAAAAGCGACAGCCGGCATCCTGCTTGCCGAGCACCCGCAGGTGCTCATCCTCCTTCGCGACGTGCCGCTCCGCAATGGCGATCCCACCCAAGACTAGGTTGGGAGCTGCGCGCGCCAGCGCATACGCCTCCGTCAGCGGGAAAGCCGGCGTGCGCGACCGTCCGCGCGGTGCGCCGACGAGGATGCTGAGACGCGGCTCGGCCGCTGCGCGTACCCTGTCGATCCAGCGCGAGAACACCTCGCGCGGCTGCGCGTCCACACATCGATACACGATCTTCGGGATCGCAAGTTCGGCAAGTGCGTCGTACGCGTAGACCTCAGGGTCGACGGTAGGCAAGAACGGGAACGGTCGTGGCTGGCCGCCTCGCCCAGGCTCGTCCTGGATGTCGTAGACGACCAAGCCATCTGGCGCGAGCGCGCGGAGGCGGGCAATCTGTTGAGCGGCGATCTCACGCAGCCGCTCAGGATCCGTGGCTAGTTTCGGCGGCGCGATTCCGTAGAGACGAATCCCGGTAAGTCGCCGGTCCAACTTTTCGAAAAGTACATTCAACGGAAGGATCCTCTGTCCGCCCAACGTATCAGGTTTCAGGGGCGACGGCAGAGCGATAGCAGGGCGGCTTCGGCTGCTCGATGAATGAAGCATCGTGTTGAAACGCGCTCAGACTGCAAGCGTCCGGGCCGACGCGCGTATCGGAGCGTCGACCGGATTCTGCTCATGGGCTCCCATTCGACCGGCGCTCGACTATGTTCGAATCATGTCGAGCACAGAAATCACACTCCGTCGCGCAACCCCCGCCGACACCCGTCCGGCATTCGATCTCTCCATGGCATCAATGAGAGATCTATTCGCCCGTCAGGGCCAGGAGTGGAAGCTGGATCCGGAATCATTCTGGACGGTGCTGGAGCCATTCCTCACTCATCTGGCCGCTCACGCGGCAGAGTGGTGGGTCGCGGAGGACCCCGCCGATGGCTCCATGGTCGGCTACGCGCGCTCGATCGAACGGGGTGGTCTGTTTGAGTTGTCCGAATTCTTCATCCGTCCAGAGCGACAGTCGGCAGGTCTAGGTCGGCGACTGATGCAACGGGTATACCCGCCTGGACGGGGCGACGTCCGAGCGATTATCGCGACGACAGACTTCCGTGGACTGCGCCGCTACTACGCGGCAGGAACGGTGGCCCGCTTCGCGATGGCATCCCTCGCGGCGCCCCCCAAGCCAACGCGCAGTGCCGGGAACCTGGAAACCGTGCGAGCGGTGTTCGAAGATCTGCCCGAGATCGTGGCCATCGAGGAAGCAGTGTTTGGTTATCCGCGACACGCCGACTACCCATGGCTCTTTGCGCAGCGCGAGTCGTATCTGTATCGCCGGGCTGGCCGCGCGGTGGGCTTTGCGTTCTTCAGCGAGACCGGCCAGGGGCCGATAGCCGCGTTAGAGCCAACAGACCTGCCGATGATACTGCTGCACCTCGAAGCACAGGCGCACGCCCGCGGGATGGAGAGTATCTCCTTCGAGGTTCCCATGATCAACGAAGTTGCGATGCAACACCTACTGGGCCGTGGTTTCAAGATTGATGCTCCGCTCAACCTACTGATGTCCAACGTACCATTTGGCAAGTTCGATCGGCTGGTCGCGTTTGCGCCGGCCATCGTCCTGTGAGCAAGGCAGCGGGCTCGTGCTGGTCGTGTGGACGAGCGCGCTGACGGCGTCGGGCCGACGTCGACTCGAGCCTTGTCACGTCGGAGCACATCGCATGGATGCGCTTGCCGCCTCAGCCGTCCGTGACCGGATGCAGCACCACCACCGTAGTTGTCCAGATGATGTGACTGATGAGCGGTGCTACTAGTGAGTGAGTCCAGCGGCGTTGCAGCGTCCAGATGCTGCCGCACACCGCGGCCAGCAGCATGACGATCCACGAGCCGGAGCCGAACTGGGCGAGGGCGTAGCTGAGTACGCTGAGGACCATCGCCAGGCGGTCAGGGACGCGGCAGGAGAGCACCTGCAACAGTGCGCCGCGCCACAGCAACTCCTCGGCGATGATGATGGCCACGACCCAGGGGAGGGCCTCCGCGACGCTGATGCGTTGCGCGGTGGCGTACAGCTCGCTCACGGCGCTGCCGAGCCCTGGGAAGGTTGCCCGGGCCAGGAAGAAGAGGGGATAGGTGAGCAGGGTCATGGCAACCCCGACGCCCAGCCCGCTCAGCAGGGCGAGCTTGCTGGGGCGCAGCCAGCGGCGAAGCTCATGCGTAAACAGGGCGGCGATGACCCCGACCACGCTCAGCGCGAACGGCCCCATGATGCCGTAGATGTTGCCCTCGAAGTGCTGCATGAGCAGGCCCCAGCCGACGATCAAGCCGCACATCAGCGCCAGCAGCCGGTAGGACGAGGTGCGCACCTCGGCGGATCCTTGCGAGGTGTCCGCGGGCGCGTCGTCGATGGAATCGAGCCTCACGCGTCGTTCGAGCTGACGCGTTTGATCGCGCCGAACGAGAGGGTGCGGATGAGCAGCTCGGCCACGCGCGCGCGCATGCTCAGGTCGCGTTGCTCGTCCAATAGCGCGGCGCGCGCGGCGGCGTCGAAGGACATTCGCGTGTGTTCGGGCGCGAGGCGCCAAAAGCCCTCATCCTCCGAGACCAGATCGCTGAGCAGCCCTTCGACCAGCTCTTCGCTGATACGCTGGTCGGCGCGGGTGATGAAGGTGATCCAGTAGCTCGACAGTTTGGGCGTGACCACCGGGACTCGCAGCGCCAGCGGTCGACTACCGAGCAGGCGGGCGGTGCGCAGGATGATCTCGCGCGCCGAGAGCACCTCCGGGCCGGGCAGCGCCAGAGCCCTGCTCGCCGGCAGCGGCAGCTCGAGCGCGCGGGCGAGCGCAAAGGTGACATCGCCGATGCCGATTGGCTGAGTCTGGTGGTCGAGCCAGGCCGGCAGGACCATGAACGGCAGGCGCGCTGCCAAGTCGCGCACGATGCGCCAGCTCTCGCTGCCGCCGCCGATGATCATCGACGCCTGCAGCTCGAGCGTAGGCACCGGCCCCTCGCGCAGAATCTCGCCCACGCGTAGCCGGCTCGACAGGTGCCGTGAAATCGGCCCGCGTGGCCGGATACCGCCGAGGTAGATGATGCGGGAGACGCCCGCGCGCGCGGCCGCCTCGCTGAACGCGCGCGCGCTGCGACGCTCGACCTCCTCGTAGCCGGCGCCACCGGCCATCCCGTGGACGAGATAAAAGGCGGCCTGACAACCCTGCAGCGCGGCCTCCGCGGAGAGGCGGCCGGTCACGTCGAGCCGGCGGAACTCACGACCCGGGAAAGCGAGCCGCGCGCGCTCGGGTGAGCGCGTAGCGCCGACCACTTCGTACCCGCGCTCGCTGAGCATCGGGAATAGGTGGCGACCGACGAAGCCGGTGGCCCCGGTGAGCAAGACGCGCTCGACGGCCTTGGTCGCCTTTGGTCCGGGCGCGTCTGGTGTGACGCCGACGGCAGGCGATGGCCTGCGTTCTGAAGATGCGGAAGGTGAGCTCGACATTGGGGGACTCCGGCGCGGGCCTATAGACCCGCATTGAGGGACGCGGACGCGGGCTCGGCCTCGAGCACGCTCGCCCTCTCGAACGCCGCGGCCACGTCGACGGCTGAACCGAGGTGCTCGAGGTGATCATAGAGAGACGACAGGTACAGACCGAGCGGAAGAAAGTCCGCGTGCAGGCTGGTCTTGGCGTCCCGGCAGATGACGAACACCTGATGGAAGGTCGAGACGAAATGCTTCACCTCGAAGCGCACGGCGCGCTGCCCGTCACCGAAGTGGCGCCGGAACACGTCTTCGGCTCGCTCCAGGTTCAGCGCGCGCAAACCGCTACGAAAGCCGGCCGGGTCAGCCCGGTAGAAGCCGATGTAGACTTGACGCAGGGCGGCGATGAAGCTCGGGTCCCACTTCGCGACCCAGGACGCGGGTTTCCAAACGAGCGGCGTGGTGCCGCGGAAAGCCTGCTGCCGCAGGTCGAGCAGCGTCGTGTCCCCGTGCAGGAGCTGATGAAAGTACAACTCGACGAGCTGCGCCGCGCGCTCTTCCGGCGCGAGCCCTGCTGCTGCGGGTGCTGCAGACCGAGCCTCCACGGCATCGCGCGTCGCCGGCGTCTCTAGGACGATCGAGAGCGGCGAACGCGCCAGCAGCGCGCGACGTGCG
The Longimicrobiales bacterium DNA segment above includes these coding regions:
- a CDS encoding GNAT family N-acetyltransferase, which produces MSSTEITLRRATPADTRPAFDLSMASMRDLFARQGQEWKLDPESFWTVLEPFLTHLAAHAAEWWVAEDPADGSMVGYARSIERGGLFELSEFFIRPERQSAGLGRRLMQRVYPPGRGDVRAIIATTDFRGLRRYYAAGTVARFAMASLAAPPKPTRSAGNLETVRAVFEDLPEIVAIEEAVFGYPRHADYPWLFAQRESYLYRRAGRAVGFAFFSETGQGPIAALEPTDLPMILLHLEAQAHARGMESISFEVPMINEVAMQHLLGRGFKIDAPLNLLMSNVPFGKFDRLVAFAPAIVL
- a CDS encoding type II CAAX endopeptidase family protein; this translates as MRLDSIDDAPADTSQGSAEVRTSSYRLLALMCGLIVGWGLLMQHFEGNIYGIMGPFALSVVGVIAALFTHELRRWLRPSKLALLSGLGVGVAMTLLTYPLFFLARATFPGLGSAVSELYATAQRISVAEALPWVVAIIIAEELLWRGALLQVLSCRVPDRLAMVLSVLSYALAQFGSGSWIVMLLAAVCGSIWTLQRRWTHSLVAPLISHIIWTTTVVVLHPVTDG
- a CDS encoding NAD(P)H-binding protein; the encoded protein is MLTGATGFVGRHLFPMLSERGYEVVGATRSPERARLAFPGREFRRLDVTGRLSAEAALQGCQAAFYLVHGMAGGAGYEEVERRSARAFSEAAARAGVSRIIYLGGIRPRGPISRHLSSRLRVGEILREGPVPTLELQASMIIGGGSESWRIVRDLAARLPFMVLPAWLDHQTQPIGIGDVTFALARALELPLPASRALALPGPEVLSAREIILRTARLLGSRPLALRVPVVTPKLSSYWITFITRADQRISEELVEGLLSDLVSEDEGFWRLAPEHTRMSFDAAARAALLDEQRDLSMRARVAELLIRTLSFGAIKRVSSNDA